One window from the genome of Candidatus Zixiibacteriota bacterium encodes:
- a CDS encoding ABC transporter permease: MRSKIPFGLIALIIIWGVIASIKIINPIFLPSPLDVLVQFWSLSISGEIAQDVYSTIYRLVIGFSLGISVGVPVGLLMGYSNRIYNALEIVIEMFRSIPVVALFPLFLIFFGLGDASKFTIAAWSSSLIILINTMYGVKNSKKTRIMVAQTMKATPGQIFVKIVFPEALPDMFVGFRTGLSIALIVVIMSEMFMGTQTGLGQKIFNAHLLYEIPEMYALIIITGLIGFILNKLFLMAEKHFLHWAGK, from the coding sequence GTGAGGTCTAAAATTCCGTTCGGTCTTATAGCGTTAATAATTATTTGGGGAGTAATTGCTTCAATCAAAATAATCAATCCCATTTTTCTTCCTTCTCCTCTCGATGTTTTAGTGCAGTTTTGGAGTCTATCAATTTCTGGAGAGATTGCTCAAGATGTATATTCAACGATATACCGACTCGTGATCGGATTTTCTTTAGGGATTTCTGTAGGTGTGCCAGTAGGATTACTAATGGGATATTCAAACCGTATTTATAATGCCTTAGAAATTGTAATAGAAATGTTTAGGTCAATCCCGGTGGTTGCCCTTTTTCCTTTATTCTTGATTTTCTTTGGTCTTGGTGATGCATCTAAGTTTACAATCGCTGCATGGTCTAGCTCTCTAATTATATTGATTAACACTATGTATGGAGTTAAAAATAGCAAGAAAACAAGGATTATGGTTGCACAAACCATGAAGGCAACCCCTGGACAAATCTTTGTAAAGATTGTTTTCCCAGAAGCCCTTCCAGATATGTTTGTAGGTTTCAGGACAGGGTTATCTATTGCCCTAATTGTAGTAATAATGTCAGAGATGTTTATGGGAACTCAGACAGGTTTGGGGCAGAAAATATTTAATGCGCATTTGCTTTATGAGATACCGGAGATGTATGCATTAATCATTATCACTGGGTTGATTGGTTTTATTTTAAATAAACTATTTTTAATGGCAGAAAAACATTTTTTACATTGGGCAGGTAAATAA